The genomic segment AATCATTTGCTATCCGTTCAATATCCTGTTATGCTAGTAAAGAATTATTTTTGTTCGAAGCAACGGATAGCGTAGATAACAAATTATCGTCTTGATGATCCTGAGAGCAAGGATAGTAATATATGTGTGCTACACACTAGGAGGCAACAACAATGGAACAAGGTACAGTAAAATGGTTTAACGCAGAAAAAGGTTTTGGTTTTATTGAGCGCGAAGGTAAAGAAGACGTATTTGTTCACTTCTCTGCTATCCAAGGCGAAGGTTTCAAATCCCTTGACGAAGGTCAAAAAGTTACTTTTGACGTAGAACAAGGCCAACGCGGACCACAAGCTACTAACGTTCAAAAAGTTTAATATAGCCATACACAAAAAACAGACTCCTTAAGGGGTCTGTTTTTTAGTTTTCTGAAACACAAATAAAAAACCCTACTCGCGTAAATGGAGTAGGGAATGTTACAGGAACAGTAAATGGTAGACTCAGTATAACACAGTACATATTTCTTCCTACACATTTTTGTATTTTCAAATACGGATTATTCCGCACAAGCAGAGGCTTCATACACCGTTTCTCCCAAAATGCTAGACGCGATGAGTGGGCAGCACTCGCCAGCCGATAGCCTGTACAATGTAACCTCTCTCCCATCGCTGCTCAGTTTGAAAATGCGAACCAGCCCATCCAAGATCAATGGCGCATTCTCCAAAAACTCGCCTTCATCAATCGTAAAGTTGGCTGGAACCGTAGAGCTGGTGAATCATCTCGATCAAGTAAGCAAATCGAAATAAGTTCGTGGTAATATCCCCTTACAGTAGACAACGTAAAAAAGACATCGGCTGAAGATGGATTTAGACGTTGTGATCGGAGGGGGATTTTTTCATGGGGAAAACGAAACGACCGCTCCCCAGTGAAATATCGGGAAATGGTCGCTGCGTAATTGATGTCTGTTTACGTGTGCTTCAGCTCCTTCCTATACGTACAAATGTCCGGTTAACGTATTGGGTAAACGATAGGGCCCAACAGGTACTTGTATTAAACAGCTTTGGTTTACATTCGTGATTTTGTAGATTTTATCGCATGTTTTTGC from the Brevibacillus brevis genome contains:
- a CDS encoding cold-shock protein encodes the protein MEQGTVKWFNAEKGFGFIEREGKEDVFVHFSAIQGEGFKSLDEGQKVTFDVEQGQRGPQATNVQKV
- a CDS encoding cyclic nucleotide-binding domain-containing protein; the encoded protein is MENAPLILDGLVRIFKLSSDGREVTLYRLSAGECCPLIASSILGETVYEASACAE